TCTAAGCATTCAGGGAGCAGATAAGACCGAACAGCCTGGAGCAAAGGTTGCGATCTATAGTACAGGAAGCACCAACACTACATCGGGAATTCTTGTATTAGAAGATACTAATAAAGCAATGATACTTCCTAAGGTGGCAAGTCCGCATCTCAATATCATCAATCCCGCTCCGGGAATGATGGCGTACGATACCACAAAAAGACAGCTTGCCGTATATAATGGCACTGTATGGTCTTTCTGGAAACCATAAGAACATAAGAACATATAAATAATTATTTAATGAGAAGATATCTTCGGCAGTCTGAGCATGCAAAATGTTCATCCAAATTTTTATCCTGAATGCAAAGCTGCCGGAGAATTTTTTCTCACGAACTACTCTTATAAAACACAAAACACACAAAAAACACAAAAACAAATAAAAATTATGACGAATTATATCTTTTATAACACACCCCTCTTTTCTTTCATCTGATTATATATCGATCAGTATTTCCCAGTAGAAGTAGAAAAATACACCTGGCTTTATCAATCAGTTTGATGATGCCTGAAGACTTAAACCTAAAATTTATCTATAAACATTTCAGAATCAGAAAATTTACCCTGGTTTGAAATGTTTATAGGTTACAATCTATCTTTTAATAATTAAAAACAAAAACTTTATGATGAAGAAAAAACTGAAGCATTCACTGGAAGAGCTTCTGAAAAAACCGAAAACTGCCATTCTATGACCAGAAAAGGCAGCTTGCTTTGGAGTACAAAACCAAAGGTTTTGTACCGAACAGAGTAGCATTCTAAGGGCTAATCCCGTGGGAATTGCACCTGCCAACTTTGTAGAAAGGATGATGGTATATGGTATACGATACCCCAACAAATGTATGAAGATGTACACCCTGAAAGAAAGTGATGCTTCTACGGCTTAGCATTGTATCACTATATAGATTTGTACTGATTAATCATTTAACAAACCCAACAGGTTACAATATCCATCCCGAGAAACGAGTTCGCTAAAAGAGATGTTTCGACACCGCTGCGTTCTGCTCAACATGACAAAGGAACTTCTAAAAAGGAATGCATTATCATCTTGAGTATTGTCTGAAGGTCAATGAACGAAGTCGAAGGATCTCAACATAAAGAAAAGATGAGATGGTTCCTTCAGTCTGTATCAAGCCTGTTGAATATAGAAAATCAATAGCAAACAAAATTTAACACATAAACAAAATGAAAAAAAATATTATCATTTTAGCAACATTATTAATGTCTGGTATTGCATTCTCGCAGGTGGGTATCAATACGGACATACCAAAAGCTACATTGGATGTTGTAGGAAAAGCAACAGATACCAGTTCGTTAGACGGTATCATTGCACCACGGCTTACTGGCGACCAGTTGAGAGCCAAAACCTATACCACAGACCAGACAGGAACCCTGGTATATGTAACCACCGCAGACACGGCACCCGCAGGACAAACCGTAAATGTAACCAGTATTGGTTATTTCTATTTTGACGGTGCTGTATGGCAGAACGTTAGCAACGGTGCAGCAGCTCCTGTAAATATCTACAATGCTAATGGTTCTTTAACGGGATCAGGAAGTTCTCGTAATTTGACCCTTAATGGTAAAGAACTAAATTTCATAGGAACGAATCAAAGAACTTCTTGGAGGACGGATGGTGTTTTATATCAGGAAAATCTTCAAAGTTCAGGAGGAGAGGGAGCAATAGTTATTACAGGCGGGAGCAGCTCTAATTTATACCTGCAACAGTTTAGAAATGGTCCGGCTCAAATTCAGGCTGCTTTCAACTCTACTGTTCTGGATATAGGAACAAATGGTTCTACAGCATCGGCTCCGTTGACAATAAGCACAAGCGCAGGAGGAGGTGCTTTGGCGACAGAAAAAATGCGTGTTACAGGCGAAGGAAACGTGGGTATCAATACTATCGCACCAACCGAAAAATTAGACAACAACGGCATCACAAGATTGAGAAATCTCCCAACAGATGGTACTACTAATGCTATTTATACACAAAGTAATGGAGCCGCTTCTGCCACACAAAACCAAACCTTTACCGCAACCAGAACTGTCGTTGCTGATGCCAATGGAGTTTTAGGAACTGTCGCAGGTTTGCCGGCAACTCCTATAAATATTTACAATGCAAACGGCACCCTTACAACAAACAGAACCGTAACCACCAATAGCAATTCTCTGTCGTTTACAGGCAATGGAAATACTGTGATGATAAGTAATTCAGGAACTATGGCTAGTATTTCTGCAAACGGTACCGGAAGAGGTAATTTGACTGTTACTGGAGGGAATTCTATAGTGGATGTTTTTGCAGATAATAATGGTGTCGGACAGATTATTGCTCGGGGAACGGGAAATAGAGGATTAGATATAGGCAGTAGTTATACTACACAACCTGCTCATGTTAGATTTTTGACTTCACCAGGAAGCAATGTGCCCGGAACAGAAAGAATGCGCATTACACCAACAGGAAACATTGGTATCAACACCTCATTACCTCAAGCCAGACTACACGTCGTAAAAGCAGCATCCGATCTTACACCGGCAATTATAGAGGGGTGTAATGAATATGCAGATAACGCCGCAGCCACCAGTGCGGGTTTGCCTGTGGGTGGATTGTACAGAACATCAACCGGAGTGTTGATGGTAAGGTATTAAAAATAGCCACCCAATTCCGATCCAATGAAATGGGGTACGAAGGACGAGGTGGTTAAAACAATAATCTTTAAAAGATTTCAAATCCTTGAAAAATTAAAATAACAAACAATATAGAACAATTAAGTAGAACACAAATGTAATTTCAAAAATGATGAAAAGAAAAGTAATCGTGTCTCACAGGGCTGATCCTCCGGGGCACGCCATGATGATTGAGTCCTGCTGCCTGTACAAATACCGGGGGCAAAACACTAAGCACGATATGATATTTCAAAAATTAAAAACAAATGTATGATGAAAAAAACGAAAACAAAACTAACATTTAAACAGACAAAAAGTCTCTTTTTTGTCCTGTTGCTCTTTCTGAGAAACGGGATAATTAGCAAGGTAAAGAACTACAATATAAATGTAGCATTTTTGCCGGTATTCTTATTGTTTTTTGGAAGCCTCGGTGCCCAGACAATAAGAGTCTTGGACGTACAACTCACCGCATCGAGAGGTGCCGGAGCAGTGCAAAGCTATAATCTCGGAGGATCTTACATGACCAATGCCAAAGCAAAGCTGGCTTGTACAAATTTGTTTGGCATATCGGGCACTGTGACGCATCCCATTACGGTAACTACCGCTGCAGGTACATTAGGCAGTATCAATGCTGCTCTTTTAGCCAATTATGATGTTGTATTTATGGCTGCTCTGGTTGAAGGTTTTGCTACCAATTATTATACCCCTGCCGAGATAGATGCGCTGAAAGTATGGAGCAGAGACCCTCACCACGTTATTATTAGTGCTGAGCAACAAATGAATCAATACTTCACCAACTCAATGGGACTCAGTATCATCAATGGGAATACCGACCCTACCACTGTCGATGCCGGTGGAATAGACTCCACAACGACAAAGCTCTTTAGCGGTATCTTTGGGACACCAACATCGGCCGGTATTAGCCAGGGGGGATCTGCTCAGGGATATTTCACGGCTCCTTGCGGGGTTTGGAGTGTGGCAAAGAATGCTGTAGGAAACTCTACTATTGTCATCAATAATTACAATGATGTACTCTTAGGAGATGGTGATTTCTTCTCCATTATTAGTACTACAGGCGGCGTTTCCAGTGGTTGCGGTATCAATTCTAATACAGATAAAGTCTGGCTCAACCTTTGGGCATGGGCTGCAGACCAGGTGATTAACGGGAGTAGTTCTTCTTCCTATATCAGCTCGGCTGTACCGCCTACGCTTACATTACTTAATCCTATGCCAACTTCTTCTACCAATACAGGACAAATACAATCTACTATACCGACAGGCTACACGCTTGTGGGATGGCAGACCAGCACCGATTCGGGAAGTACATGGACATCTTTAGGAAGTACTGCCAATCCGTATACATATACCAATGCTGCCAATGGGCAGATGTACCAGGCAATATGGAGTGGTGGATCCGGCTGTCCTAATACTTATTCTAATATATTGACCATTACAATCAGCCGTTGTGTAAACGGATGTAACCCGAACACCTTTGTAAACAGCTCTGACCCCAATACCATAGAGTATGACAATGTCGTCTCAGCTGTTACTACCCTGGCAAAAACTGACAACGGTACATTTACAATCTGGGGACAGGGGGCTAGCCCGGCCGGGGGCAGTCTCTTAGCACCGACAGCGATAACGCCTGCGAATGGATATAGCTATACCGGGACACCTTTAAAAGCAACAACAGGAAGTTTTGTAGATTATTCTACTCCGGGATTTATTTACTATTATGCTCAAAGTGCTTTATTAACCACTAATGGGCTGTATCTTTGGGGTTCTCCTAATAGATTAGTGAGCTCGTCCATTAAAAATACCGCTGCTTTTGGCAAGATCACGGTAAATGGCAAAGCAGATGGCCTACCAGCAGGTGTAACACCTAATGATGTGAAAATGATGTTTGGCTCTCACCAGACTTTGGGTATTGTAACCTGCAGTGGTGATGCTTGGGTATTATCTTTCGGAGGATCTAAAAATGGAGATGGCACCGTACAGAATGCCGCAAACAATGTGATTTGGCACCGTGTAAAAACATCGGCTACAACAGATCTTAACGGTGTAGTGGCTATGCGTGGTAATGCTTTGGCGTTGTTTGCCTTAACTTCTGATGGTAAGTTATATACATGGGGTACAGGAACTTATCTGGGAGATGGAACTGCTGCTGCCAACAGAACCTATGCGACAGAAGTGGTTGTACCGGCTGGCGTTACCCCAAAAACGATAGGGATGACAATGGGAACAGCAACATCCCAGCCCTATTATCTACTGGCTACCGATGGAAGACTCTTTTCTATGGGTGAGAATAGCAGTAGACAATTGGGAGATGGTACTACCGCAGACAAAACTACCTGGGCACAGCCGCAAAAAATGACCGATCAGTATGGGCAGGGTACGGGACCATTGGTGAACATCGCATGGATTTCACCCAATGAACATACTGCTGATAATGATACAAATACTAAAGCTGGTATTAACGTACTGACCAATGATAAAAAACTATGGGGTTGGGGACTTGGTCGTTTAATTGGGGGGACCTCATTCACAACCTACTATGACCCTGTTTATATGCCGGGCAACAGCACTAATGCCAACGGAATGAAAGTGACCGATGAGATCATTATGGTAGAAACTGGGGGAGACTACGCTTTAAACTACAAAAAGAACTCAGACAAGTTTGGCTTTGTAGGATTATCTGTCTACAATAAAGGAGATGGTTCTAATACAATTCAAGTTGTTCCTGTTTATGCTTATGATACTGCCGTTTTGATGACATGTGGTGCAGAGATTGGTCCTGCTGTACAAGACCTACAGGTCTGCAATGGCACTACAGCCAACCTTAATAATGCCAACTTAGCCGCTACCCCAAGTGAGGTAGAATGGCACGCTACCAATGATGCCAGCAGCCCTGTAATCACCAATATTACTGCGGTAGCACCAGGTACTTACTATGCATTTTATACCGTAGCATCCGGTAAGCAAAGAGTAGCAGGCTCTGCAGCTATAGTAACAGGAGTCGTATGTTGTTCTACAGGTAATTGTAACCCAAATACCTTTGTAAATGCCGTAGACCCTAATACCATAGAGTATGATAATATGGTATCTGGTTACCACTCTACAATAGTAAAAGAAGCTAACGGAACTTTTAAAGCTTGGGGACAGGAAACTTCTCCTAATGGAACTGGAGATTTGCTTTCTCCTACAGCAATAACTTCTGCTAATGGCTTTAGCTATATAGGGACTCCTTTAAGAGCAACTGTTGGAAGCGGTTTTGGTGGTGCTACTATTAATCATCAATATGCATTGCTCACTACAGATGGATTGTATGTTTGGGGATTTGCCAATATGTTGATAAGCTCTTCTATTAAAAACACCAGTGCCTTTGGCAAAATCACGGTAAATGGCAAAGCTGATGGTTTACCAGCCGGTGTAATACCTCAACAAGTCAAGGCGATGTTCGGATCTTACGGAACATTAGCTATTGTCACCTGTAGTGGCGAGGCTTGGGTATTGTCTACAACAGGTAACAAAAATGGAGACGGAACAGCACAGGATGCTACCAATAATGTGATTTGGCACCGTGTAAAAACAGCAGCAGCAGGCAATCCAACCCTTGACAATGTGGTTGCTATGCGAGGTACTGCCAATGCTTTGTTTGCTTTAACTTCAGATGGTAGTCTCTATACCTGGGGCACGGGTACCTATATCAACAGCGGAGCCGCTGCCAACAGAACTTATGCCACTCAAGTATCTGCACCAGGAATAACTCCTAAAATGATAGGGATGACCGAAGCTATAGCTGCCCAAAGTTATTATCTATTAGCGACCAATGGCAAGCTATATGCAATGGGAGACAACTCAGACCGTCAGCTTGGCGATGGTACCACAACAACAAGAACTTCTTGGGTACAACCGCAAAAAATGACCAATCAGTCTGGACAGGGGGTAGGTGTGCTGGAAAATATTGCATGGATCTCTCCTAATGAGCATTCTAATTATCCTTTTTCTAATAGCACAGGATCTATTAATGTTTTGACCAATGATAAAAAGCAATGGGCTTGGGGTAGTAATGATGAATATATGATTGGGGGTGCAGCATATAACGGCAATTATGATCCAATGTATATGCCGGGGAACAGTGCCGCAGTTAACGGAATGAAATTGACCGATGAGATCATTGCTGTAGAAACAGGCGGTCATACTTCAATAAACGTCAAAAAAGGCGAGAACAAATTTGGGTATGTAGGTCACAGAACCAATGGTAGTATGGGTGATGGAAGCAGTGCTAATAGTAATGCTACTACTTACACTTACAGTACCGGTACTGTTTCTATATGTGGTGCAGATACTTCAGGTTTCTGCTACAAACCGGGCATTACAGCGGGTACCGCATTAGATACCAAGGTAGGAATCACTGCTCTTAGCCGAGCGGGATTAAATTCTGATAACTGGCCAATGGTAAGAAAAGGCGGCTGGCTTGCTTTGGAATCCAAAACCAAAGGCTTTGTACCAAACAGGGTAGCGTTCTCAGGAGCCAATCCTGTGGGGATTGCAC
This genomic interval from Chryseobacterium joostei contains the following:
- a CDS encoding autotransporter outer membrane beta-barrel domain-containing protein — protein: MKKNIIILATLLMSGIAFSQVGINTDIPKATLDVVGKATDTSSLDGIIAPRLTGDQLRAKTYTTDQTGTLVYVTTADTAPAGQTVNVTSIGYFYFDGAVWQNVSNGAAAPVNIYNANGSLTGSGSSRNLTLNGKELNFIGTNQRTSWRTDGVLYQENLQSSGGEGAIVITGGSSSNLYLQQFRNGPAQIQAAFNSTVLDIGTNGSTASAPLTISTSAGGGALATEKMRVTGEGNVGINTIAPTEKLDNNGITRLRNLPTDGTTNAIYTQSNGAASATQNQTFTATRTVVADANGVLGTVAGLPATPINIYNANGTLTTNRTVTTNSNSLSFTGNGNTVMISNSGTMASISANGTGRGNLTVTGGNSIVDVFADNNGVGQIIARGTGNRGLDIGSSYTTQPAHVRFLTSPGSNVPGTERMRITPTGNIGINTSLPQARLHVVKAASDLTPAIIEGCNEYADNAAATSAGLPVGGLYRTSTGVLMVRY
- a CDS encoding RCC1 domain-containing protein, with product MMKKTKTKLTFKQTKSLFFVLLLFLRNGIISKVKNYNINVAFLPVFLLFFGSLGAQTIRVLDVQLTASRGAGAVQSYNLGGSYMTNAKAKLACTNLFGISGTVTHPITVTTAAGTLGSINAALLANYDVVFMAALVEGFATNYYTPAEIDALKVWSRDPHHVIISAEQQMNQYFTNSMGLSIINGNTDPTTVDAGGIDSTTTKLFSGIFGTPTSAGISQGGSAQGYFTAPCGVWSVAKNAVGNSTIVINNYNDVLLGDGDFFSIISTTGGVSSGCGINSNTDKVWLNLWAWAADQVINGSSSSSYISSAVPPTLTLLNPMPTSSTNTGQIQSTIPTGYTLVGWQTSTDSGSTWTSLGSTANPYTYTNAANGQMYQAIWSGGSGCPNTYSNILTITISRCVNGCNPNTFVNSSDPNTIEYDNVVSAVTTLAKTDNGTFTIWGQGASPAGGSLLAPTAITPANGYSYTGTPLKATTGSFVDYSTPGFIYYYAQSALLTTNGLYLWGSPNRLVSSSIKNTAAFGKITVNGKADGLPAGVTPNDVKMMFGSHQTLGIVTCSGDAWVLSFGGSKNGDGTVQNAANNVIWHRVKTSATTDLNGVVAMRGNALALFALTSDGKLYTWGTGTYLGDGTAAANRTYATEVVVPAGVTPKTIGMTMGTATSQPYYLLATDGRLFSMGENSSRQLGDGTTADKTTWAQPQKMTDQYGQGTGPLVNIAWISPNEHTADNDTNTKAGINVLTNDKKLWGWGLGRLIGGTSFTTYYDPVYMPGNSTNANGMKVTDEIIMVETGGDYALNYKKNSDKFGFVGLSVYNKGDGSNTIQVVPVYAYDTAVLMTCGAEIGPAVQDLQVCNGTTANLNNANLAATPSEVEWHATNDASSPVITNITAVAPGTYYAFYTVASGKQRVAGSAAIVTGVVCCSTGNCNPNTFVNAVDPNTIEYDNMVSGYHSTIVKEANGTFKAWGQETSPNGTGDLLSPTAITSANGFSYIGTPLRATVGSGFGGATINHQYALLTTDGLYVWGFANMLISSSIKNTSAFGKITVNGKADGLPAGVIPQQVKAMFGSYGTLAIVTCSGEAWVLSTTGNKNGDGTAQDATNNVIWHRVKTAAAGNPTLDNVVAMRGTANALFALTSDGSLYTWGTGTYINSGAAANRTYATQVSAPGITPKMIGMTEAIAAQSYYLLATNGKLYAMGDNSDRQLGDGTTTTRTSWVQPQKMTNQSGQGVGVLENIAWISPNEHSNYPFSNSTGSINVLTNDKKQWAWGSNDEYMIGGAAYNGNYDPMYMPGNSAAVNGMKLTDEIIAVETGGHTSINVKKGENKFGYVGHRTNGSMGDGSSANSNATTYTYSTGTVSICGADTSGFCYKPGITAGTALDTKVGITALSRAGLNSDNWPMVRKGGWLALESKTKGFVPNRVAFSGANPVGIAPANFVEGMMVYDTTNKCMKMYTSQDNGVTFGWYCITTPTCPD